From the Maioricimonas rarisocia genome, one window contains:
- a CDS encoding FliI/YscN family ATPase — protein sequence MMLRLNAEDLQGRIADCNAFRTAGKLLSAREILTAHLPAAVGELCEIRLADHRSLVGEVVGVHDDCAQIMCFQHPNGLRAGLDVVATGRHPQVPVGEALLGRVLDGLGRPIDNAGPLGTRRTRTVTENTPHALQRNLIHRPLVTGQRVIDGLLTIGMGQRIGLFAGSGVGKSTLLGEIAKQATADLNVIALVGERGREVRPFLEECLGQEGRQRSVTVVATSDETPLMRIQSVRTAITIAEDFREQGANVLLFLDSLTRLAMSQRELGLARGEPPGQRGYPPSVQSLLANVLERLGTDESGSITGLITVLVDGDDMDEPIADAARSILDGHIQLDRKLAAKGHFPAVDVLGSISRLFRDVTAPEHQQSATQMRRILATYAEVSDLIQIGAYQQGTSPEIDRAIQLIPVVQRFLRQEIGESCPFSETTTAMDLIAKSWQQPSAGSAMPGSA from the coding sequence ATGATGCTCAGATTGAACGCAGAAGACCTGCAGGGTCGGATCGCGGATTGCAACGCTTTCCGAACCGCAGGGAAACTGCTTAGCGCACGCGAGATCCTGACCGCCCATCTGCCGGCGGCGGTCGGAGAACTCTGCGAAATTCGACTCGCCGATCACCGCAGCCTTGTCGGTGAAGTGGTCGGCGTGCACGACGACTGCGCGCAGATCATGTGCTTTCAGCATCCCAACGGCTTGAGGGCCGGACTGGATGTCGTGGCCACCGGCCGGCATCCGCAGGTTCCCGTGGGAGAAGCTCTGCTCGGACGAGTGCTCGATGGTCTGGGACGCCCGATCGATAACGCCGGCCCGCTTGGCACCCGCCGCACACGCACAGTCACCGAGAACACTCCCCACGCTCTGCAACGAAACCTCATTCACCGACCGCTCGTGACCGGACAGCGCGTCATCGACGGATTGCTGACGATCGGCATGGGACAGCGAATCGGTCTCTTCGCCGGAAGCGGCGTCGGCAAGAGCACGCTGCTGGGAGAGATCGCCAAGCAGGCGACGGCCGACCTCAACGTGATTGCGCTGGTCGGCGAACGTGGCCGCGAAGTCCGTCCGTTTCTCGAGGAGTGCCTCGGACAGGAAGGGCGGCAGCGCTCGGTCACCGTGGTCGCGACGTCCGACGAAACACCCCTCATGCGGATCCAGTCCGTTCGCACCGCAATTACGATTGCCGAGGACTTCCGCGAGCAGGGAGCGAACGTTCTGCTCTTCCTGGACAGCCTGACGCGGCTGGCCATGTCGCAGCGTGAACTCGGTCTGGCCCGGGGCGAGCCGCCCGGACAGCGGGGTTACCCACCGTCGGTGCAATCGCTGCTGGCCAACGTGCTGGAGCGTCTGGGAACCGACGAATCGGGATCGATCACCGGTCTGATCACCGTTCTTGTCGACGGTGACGACATGGACGAGCCGATCGCGGATGCGGCCCGCTCAATCCTCGACGGGCATATTCAGCTCGATCGCAAGCTGGCAGCCAAGGGGCATTTCCCGGCGGTGGACGTGCTGGGAAGTATCAGCCGGCTGTTTCGCGATGTGACCGCGCCGGAGCACCAGCAGTCAGCCACTCAGATGCGGCGGATTCTCGCTACCTACGCCGAGGTCTCCGACCTGATCCAGATCGGAGCCTACCAGCAGGGAACATCGCCGGAGATCGATCGGGCGATCCAGCTGATTCCGGTGGTGCAGCGGTTTCTGCGCCAGGAGATCGGCGAGTCGTGCCCGTTCAGTGAGACGACGACGGCCATGGATCTGATCGCGAAATCCTGGCAGCAGCCCTCGGCAGGTTCCGCGATGCCTGGAAGCGCCTGA
- a CDS encoding flagellar FliJ family protein, producing MKRFRSPFGRVLDIRQQMTRVAEMALARERAALDAAQAALRDSQAAVMRDQEQLSRTLEQSGDITMIRALHHQIELALSRVQQTRQTVQAAESAVQEAMQQVQRAKTDQEAVQRLVQRQQEEHRKEALRDEQLQIDEAGLGRHARRVGAAMEGA from the coding sequence ATGAAACGTTTTCGATCACCCTTCGGACGTGTCCTCGACATCCGTCAGCAGATGACGCGGGTGGCCGAGATGGCGCTGGCGCGAGAGCGGGCTGCACTCGACGCTGCTCAGGCAGCCCTCCGGGACAGCCAGGCCGCAGTCATGCGCGATCAGGAGCAGCTGAGCCGCACACTGGAGCAGTCGGGCGACATCACGATGATCCGGGCCCTGCATCACCAGATCGAGCTCGCGCTCAGTCGCGTGCAACAGACCCGTCAAACGGTCCAGGCGGCCGAGTCGGCGGTGCAGGAGGCGATGCAACAGGTCCAGCGTGCGAAGACCGATCAGGAAGCGGTGCAGCGGCTGGTGCAGCGACAACAGGAAGAGCACCGCAAGGAAGCGCTCCGGGACGAACAACTGCAGATAGACGAGGCGGGCCTTGGCCGACACGCACGCCGCGTCGGCGCCGCGATGGAAGGAGCGTGA